From one Halothece sp. PCC 7418 genomic stretch:
- a CDS encoding bile acid:sodium symporter family protein translates to MEIDFKTIIGSYAQITLFLLMLSIGLKEGVENLTLLWKRPNLLIRCLIASFLLVPLAAIAIDALLPLDTPARLGIGAMAICPGAPMLYRKLVQNNASSALAGSYQVTTSLLAIVLVPIWIVFLNALYLTDNAAPVAVIAKQVATVQFIPILVGLVIREWLPNLANDLLDPVDKIGSYLLIGVLIILLVIALPKMAQIGLITTIGVVLFIAATIIIGHYLGGPEPDTRISIALANSTRNAGLALTLVALNVEEMITILGTISAIALLSAVIGTIYVNFYRKHLPQEVPPEVSES, encoded by the coding sequence ATGGAAATTGATTTTAAAACGATTATCGGCAGTTATGCTCAAATTACACTGTTTCTTTTGATGCTTTCCATTGGACTCAAGGAAGGGGTTGAGAATTTAACGCTTCTTTGGAAACGACCGAACTTGTTAATCCGTTGTCTCATTGCCTCTTTTCTTCTAGTCCCCTTAGCTGCAATTGCAATTGATGCTTTGTTACCGTTGGATACACCCGCTCGTTTGGGAATCGGGGCGATGGCAATCTGTCCGGGAGCACCGATGCTTTATCGGAAGTTAGTTCAAAATAATGCAAGTTCAGCCTTAGCTGGCAGTTATCAGGTCACCACATCTTTGTTAGCAATTGTGTTAGTTCCGATTTGGATTGTATTTTTAAACGCGCTTTACTTAACTGATAATGCAGCCCCTGTGGCTGTGATTGCTAAGCAGGTGGCAACGGTTCAATTTATCCCAATTTTAGTCGGGCTTGTGATTCGGGAGTGGTTACCGAATCTCGCCAATGATTTGTTAGATCCAGTGGATAAAATAGGTTCCTATCTTCTGATTGGTGTGTTAATTATTTTATTGGTCATTGCGCTTCCGAAAATGGCTCAAATTGGTTTAATAACAACAATTGGTGTGGTGTTGTTTATTGCTGCGACTATTATTATCGGTCATTATTTAGGAGGTCCTGAACCTGACACTCGGATTTCGATCGCGCTGGCAAATTCCACTCGTAATGCTGGACTCGCCCTCACCTTAGTTGCTTTGAATGTTGAAGAGATGATCACAATCCTTGGCACAATCTCCGCGATCGCGCTTTTATCAGCAGTCATCGGTACAATTTATGTCAACTTTTATCGCAAACATTTACCGCAGGAAGTGCCTCCTGAAGTGAGTGAAAGTTAA
- a CDS encoding DUF1622 domain-containing protein, with translation MELLEQLRSGLEIIVDFLILLLEGISIFCVLIGFIKALTCFPGWNADQRNGLPFLNMRLAFARWLGLALEFQLAADILATTVEPTLNQLIRLGMIAVIRTFLNYFLEKETTEGLKLKREIDPK, from the coding sequence ATGGAGTTACTAGAACAGTTGCGAAGTGGGCTTGAGATTATTGTTGATTTTCTGATCTTACTGCTAGAAGGGATCTCAATTTTCTGTGTCTTAATTGGATTCATAAAAGCCTTAACTTGTTTTCCAGGATGGAATGCTGATCAAAGAAATGGACTCCCTTTTTTGAATATGCGTCTTGCTTTTGCCCGTTGGTTGGGTCTTGCTTTGGAATTTCAATTAGCAGCAGATATTCTAGCGACGACGGTTGAGCCCACTTTAAATCAATTGATTCGGTTAGGAATGATTGCTGTGATTCGGACTTTCCTCAATTATTTCCTTGAAAAAGAGACAACGGAAGGACTAAAACTGAAACGAGAAATTGATCCTAAATGA